One Alkaliphilus sp. B6464 genomic window carries:
- a CDS encoding DUF1846 domain-containing protein: MKIGFDHEKYLEEQSKYILERVNNYDKLYLEFGGKLLFDLHAKRVLPGFDENAKVKLLQKLKEKIEVVICVYAGDIERNKIRGDFGITYDMDTLRLIDDLRAYELDVNSVVITRYDGQPATTVFINKLERRGIKVYTHRTTKGYPTDVDTIVSDEGYGKNPYIETTKPIVVVTAPGPGSGKLATCLSQLYHEYKRGRAAGYSKFETFPVWNVPLKHPLNIAYEAATVDLKDANMIDPFHLDAYNEVAVNYNRDVETFPVLKRIIEKITGTESVYKSPTDMGVNRVGFGIIDDEAVKEASKQEIIRRYFKTGCEYKKGYVEKETFERSKLIMEELELRPEDRTVVGPARERSARLKEISNKNEVCPAVSIELNNGTILTGKNSELMDATAAVILNAVKYLANISDEIYLISPVILEPIRSLKSKTLGNRNGVLDCEEILIALSICAATNPTAQVAMEKLSMLKGCQAHSTTILSSNDEQIFNKLGIDITSDPEYATESLYYNA, translated from the coding sequence ATGAAAATAGGATTCGATCATGAAAAATATTTGGAAGAGCAGTCGAAGTATATTTTAGAAAGAGTTAATAATTATGATAAGCTATATTTAGAATTTGGAGGGAAACTCCTATTTGATCTTCATGCAAAACGAGTTTTGCCTGGATTTGACGAAAATGCAAAAGTGAAACTATTACAGAAATTAAAAGAAAAAATTGAAGTTGTTATTTGTGTATACGCAGGTGATATTGAAAGAAATAAAATAAGAGGAGATTTCGGCATCACCTATGATATGGATACCTTAAGATTGATTGATGATTTAAGGGCTTATGAGCTGGATGTAAATAGTGTTGTTATTACAAGATATGATGGACAACCAGCAACTACTGTTTTTATTAATAAGCTTGAGCGCAGGGGGATAAAGGTATATACTCATCGAACCACTAAAGGATACCCTACAGACGTAGATACAATTGTAAGTGATGAAGGATATGGTAAGAATCCATATATTGAGACAACAAAGCCCATTGTTGTTGTAACTGCTCCAGGGCCAGGAAGTGGTAAGCTAGCAACCTGTCTTAGTCAGTTATATCATGAATATAAAAGAGGTAGGGCAGCAGGATATTCAAAATTTGAGACCTTCCCTGTATGGAATGTTCCTTTAAAGCATCCTTTAAATATAGCTTATGAGGCAGCAACAGTAGATCTGAAAGATGCAAATATGATAGACCCCTTTCATCTTGATGCCTACAATGAGGTAGCAGTTAACTACAATCGTGATGTAGAAACCTTCCCCGTACTTAAAAGAATTATAGAAAAAATAACAGGAACAGAATCAGTATACAAATCTCCAACGGATATGGGAGTTAACAGAGTAGGTTTTGGTATAATTGACGATGAAGCAGTAAAAGAAGCATCTAAGCAAGAAATTATTAGAAGGTATTTTAAAACAGGGTGTGAGTATAAAAAAGGTTATGTAGAAAAAGAAACCTTTGAAAGATCGAAACTAATTATGGAGGAGCTAGAACTAAGACCGGAAGATAGAACAGTGGTTGGCCCTGCAAGAGAACGATCTGCTAGATTAAAAGAAATATCCAATAAAAATGAAGTCTGTCCGGCGGTATCAATAGAGCTTAACAATGGGACAATCTTAACAGGTAAGAATTCTGAGCTAATGGACGCAACAGCGGCTGTGATCTTAAATGCTGTTAAATACCTAGCTAATATATCTGATGAAATTTATCTAATTTCTCCAGTTATACTTGAACCGATTAGAAGCCTAAAATCTAAAACATTAGGAAATAGAAATGGAGTTTTAGACTGCGAGGAAATACTAATTGCCCTTAGTATATGCGCAGCTACTAATCCAACAGCACAGGTAGCTATGGAAAAGTTATCTATGCTAAAGGGATGCCAGGCACATTCAACTACTATTTTAAGTTCAAATGATGAGCAGATATTCAACAAACTGGGAATAGACATAACCAGCGACCCTGAATATGCTACGGAAAGTCTTTATTATAATGCATAG
- a CDS encoding YeiH family protein, with the protein MEFIKKYSSGILVTVTLAVASVFLSGLIPYNLIGAGVFALIIGMLLNPLTAKYEILEKGFNFTSKQILRLAIILMGATLSFSQVVEVGKFSLFVMIFTLITAFGGGYLFGKLFKMNWKLSGLISAGTGICGGSAVAAIAQAIDAEDSDIAYAISATFIFDIVMVILFPIMGKYFGMSDLGYGLWTGTAVNDTSSVVAAGYAFSDIAGNFSVIVKLTRTLSIVPVVLIFSYINERLIRKAEEISVAGDGTVASHEKKKVDIKKIFPWFILMFLGMVAIKSIGILPEGLSSSISKISKFFMVMSLGAIGLKTNFKKLSKSGFAPMFHGFIISALVVIVAFLVQMAIGQI; encoded by the coding sequence ATGGAATTTATTAAAAAATATTCCTCAGGAATATTAGTTACCGTTACACTTGCAGTTGCCTCAGTTTTTTTAAGTGGACTTATACCATATAATCTTATAGGTGCAGGGGTCTTTGCCCTAATTATAGGTATGTTATTAAATCCTTTAACAGCGAAATATGAAATCCTTGAAAAAGGCTTTAACTTTACATCTAAGCAAATATTACGCCTTGCCATTATTCTAATGGGAGCTACCCTAAGTTTCTCTCAAGTAGTAGAGGTCGGAAAATTTTCCTTGTTTGTTATGATATTTACACTTATAACTGCCTTTGGTGGTGGATATTTATTTGGTAAGCTTTTTAAAATGAATTGGAAATTATCAGGACTTATATCAGCGGGAACAGGTATATGTGGTGGTTCTGCCGTGGCTGCTATTGCACAAGCTATTGATGCTGAAGATAGTGATATTGCATATGCCATATCTGCTACATTTATATTTGACATTGTTATGGTAATTTTATTCCCTATTATGGGTAAGTACTTTGGTATGTCTGATTTAGGATATGGTCTTTGGACTGGGACAGCTGTAAATGACACTTCTTCAGTAGTTGCTGCGGGCTATGCCTTCTCAGATATTGCAGGGAATTTTTCTGTAATAGTTAAGCTTACACGGACTTTATCGATTGTTCCTGTTGTGCTTATATTCTCTTATATCAACGAAAGACTTATTAGAAAAGCAGAAGAAATATCTGTGGCCGGAGATGGTACTGTAGCCAGCCATGAAAAGAAAAAGGTTGATATTAAAAAGATTTTCCCTTGGTTTATTCTAATGTTTCTTGGTATGGTTGCTATTAAAAGTATTGGAATTCTTCCTGAAGGGCTAAGTTCTTCCATATCTAAGATAAGTAAATTTTTTATGGTTATGTCTTTAGGTGCTATAGGACTTAAAACTAACTTTAAAAAACTTTCGAAATCTGGATTTGCTCCAATGTTTCACGGATTTATTATTTCTGCACTAGTAGTTATAGTTGCATTTTTAGTGCAAATGGCGATAGGACAAATATAA
- a CDS encoding site-2 protease family protein: MNNIISQLIYTLPAILIAISMHEFAHGYVSYRLGDPTPKHMGRLSINPLAHLDPVGTICLLIFHFGWAKPVGVNPYYYKDRKKGMVMVALAGPIMNFFIAFISIFTMGLILKVTEGYAGTFIRYTFNFLNYLFIINIGLGAFNLIPVPPLDGSKVLGAVLPSDKYFKYMQYERYGTLILMGLLYLGILDVPLTIVRSSLSKVMWTVVSFIFRLG, translated from the coding sequence ATGAATAATATTATAAGTCAATTAATTTACACTTTACCAGCAATACTTATTGCAATATCTATGCATGAGTTTGCACATGGCTATGTTTCATATAGACTGGGTGACCCTACCCCTAAGCATATGGGTAGACTTTCGATTAATCCCTTGGCCCATCTTGATCCTGTAGGTACTATTTGTCTATTAATTTTTCATTTTGGATGGGCAAAACCTGTAGGTGTTAATCCCTATTATTATAAAGACAGAAAAAAAGGTATGGTAATGGTGGCCCTTGCTGGGCCTATTATGAACTTTTTTATTGCATTTATAAGTATTTTTACTATGGGATTAATTTTAAAGGTTACGGAAGGATATGCTGGGACATTTATAAGATATACATTTAATTTTTTAAATTATTTATTTATCATAAATATTGGGCTTGGTGCATTTAATCTTATACCAGTTCCACCTTTAGATGGTTCTAAAGTTCTAGGGGCAGTTCTACCTTCTGATAAATACTTTAAATATATGCAGTACGAAAGATATGGAACCCTTATCTTAATGGGACTTCTATATTTAGGAATTTTAGATGTACCACTTACTATTGTCCGTAGTTCATTAAGTAAGGTTATGTGGACAGTTGTAAGCTTTATCTTTAGATTAGGTTAA
- the ftsH gene encoding ATP-dependent zinc metalloprotease FtsH, with amino-acid sequence MKKQKNSKKPLIYYYVIVMLVMMVLNALVFPEFLNQHIKEVDYGTFLKRVEDGDVSQVQIEGNQIAFLVKNEAEKNNIYVTGLMEDPDLVNRLYKADVKFTKDIPKEKSPLQNFLITWILPMVLFIGIGQILTRQLRKRMGGPSAMTFGKSNAKIYVQAKTGKTFADVAGQDEAKEALNEIVDFLHNPKKYAEIGAVLPKGALLVGPPGTGKTLLARAVAGEANVPFFSISGSEFVEMFVGMGAAKVRDLFKQANEKAPCIVFIDEIDTIGKKRDSGGIGGNDEREQTLNQLLTEMDGFDGKKGVVILAATNRPETLDKALLRPGRFDRRIPVELPDLAGREAILKVHAEKVKMESKIDFNVIARATAGASGAELANIVNEAALRAVRSGRSLVAQEDLEESVEVVIAGYQRKGAVISPKEKKIIAYHEIGHALVAAKQTDSAPVHKITIIPRTSGALGYTMQVEEDERTLMSKEQAFNKIVTFTGGRAAEELIFNTVTSGASNDIEQATRIARAMVTRFGMSKSFDMMALETVNNQYLGGDASLICSPETAARIDEEVLSIIKNAHEKAIGILKENQDKLHELTSYLLEKETITGEEFMDILSKDSNIISKDGDIVSKDGVE; translated from the coding sequence TTGAAGAAACAGAAAAATTCTAAAAAACCTTTGATTTACTACTATGTAATTGTCATGCTAGTAATGATGGTGCTTAATGCGCTTGTATTTCCAGAATTCTTAAATCAACACATAAAAGAAGTTGATTATGGAACTTTCTTAAAACGTGTTGAAGATGGAGATGTAAGTCAGGTTCAAATAGAAGGTAATCAGATTGCTTTTCTTGTGAAAAATGAGGCTGAAAAAAACAATATCTATGTTACTGGACTTATGGAAGACCCAGACTTAGTAAATCGTCTATATAAGGCAGATGTGAAATTTACCAAGGATATTCCAAAGGAAAAGTCACCGCTGCAGAATTTTCTTATTACATGGATACTTCCTATGGTTTTATTTATCGGAATCGGACAGATTTTAACAAGACAACTGCGAAAGCGCATGGGTGGCCCAAGTGCTATGACATTTGGCAAGAGTAATGCCAAAATTTATGTTCAGGCGAAAACAGGTAAAACCTTTGCAGATGTAGCAGGACAGGATGAAGCTAAAGAGGCATTGAACGAAATTGTAGATTTTCTGCATAATCCTAAAAAATATGCAGAAATTGGAGCTGTATTACCTAAGGGTGCGTTACTGGTTGGACCTCCTGGTACTGGTAAAACGTTGTTAGCTCGTGCAGTTGCTGGTGAAGCTAATGTACCATTCTTTTCAATATCTGGATCTGAATTTGTTGAAATGTTTGTAGGTATGGGTGCAGCAAAGGTTCGTGACTTGTTTAAACAAGCCAATGAGAAAGCTCCTTGTATAGTATTTATAGATGAGATTGACACTATCGGTAAAAAACGTGATAGTGGTGGTATTGGTGGCAACGATGAACGGGAACAGACCTTGAATCAGCTTCTTACAGAAATGGATGGATTTGATGGTAAAAAGGGAGTCGTTATCCTTGCTGCAACTAATCGCCCAGAAACACTAGATAAGGCCTTATTGCGTCCAGGACGTTTTGATAGACGTATTCCAGTCGAACTTCCAGACCTTGCAGGGAGAGAAGCAATCCTAAAGGTGCATGCTGAAAAAGTAAAAATGGAATCTAAAATTGATTTTAATGTCATTGCAAGAGCTACTGCTGGAGCTTCTGGTGCAGAGCTTGCTAATATTGTGAATGAAGCGGCCCTACGTGCAGTAAGATCGGGGCGCAGCTTAGTTGCTCAAGAAGATTTAGAAGAATCTGTTGAGGTTGTTATAGCAGGTTATCAACGGAAAGGTGCAGTAATATCTCCAAAAGAAAAAAAGATTATTGCATATCACGAAATAGGCCATGCTTTGGTGGCTGCAAAGCAAACGGATTCTGCCCCTGTTCACAAAATTACTATTATCCCAAGAACCTCTGGTGCTTTAGGCTACACTATGCAGGTGGAAGAGGATGAACGTACATTAATGAGCAAAGAACAAGCCTTTAATAAGATAGTCACCTTCACAGGAGGACGTGCTGCGGAAGAATTGATATTTAATACTGTTACATCTGGAGCATCTAATGATATAGAACAAGCGACAAGAATTGCCCGTGCCATGGTTACACGCTTTGGAATGAGCAAAAGCTTTGATATGATGGCTTTAGAAACGGTAAATAATCAGTATCTTGGAGGAGATGCATCTCTAATATGCTCTCCAGAAACAGCCGCAAGGATTGACGAAGAAGTTCTATCTATTATTAAGAATGCCCATGAAAAAGCTATAGGCATTTTAAAAGAAAACCAAGATAAACTACACGAATTGACAAGCTATTTACTAGAAAAAGAGACTATTACTGGCGAAGAATTTATGGATATTCTATCTAAAGATAGTAATATTATTTCTAAGGACGGTGATATTGTTTCCAAGGATGGTGTGGAATGA
- a CDS encoding M42 family metallopeptidase, translating to MEITINREYVLQKAKELLEFDSPSGFCFEIMDKISVWVKEFGYAFETTNKGCGIINIPGKSSDKVIGLSAHVDTLGAMVRSITSNGTLKFTLIGGPIVPTLDSEYCTIRTRDGKIYTGTFLSTSPAAHVFEDSSSKKRDTQNMEIRIDEVVKSKKDVEDLGIAVGDFIFIDPKTTITESGFVKSRFIDDKGSVACLISLLELMSRENIVPEYTTKILISTYEEVGHGASYIPEDITEMIAVDMGCIGDDLSCSEYDVSICAKDSGGPYDYNMTTQLINLAKENDINFAVDIYPMYGSDVVAALRGGNNIRGALIGPGVHASHGMERTHYNALESTIKLLYLYLTR from the coding sequence ATGGAAATCACAATTAATAGGGAATACGTACTACAGAAAGCAAAGGAATTATTGGAGTTCGACAGTCCTAGTGGATTTTGCTTTGAGATTATGGACAAGATTAGTGTATGGGTAAAAGAGTTTGGATATGCCTTTGAAACAACTAATAAAGGTTGTGGAATAATTAATATACCTGGTAAAAGTAGTGATAAGGTAATTGGTTTATCTGCCCATGTAGATACATTGGGAGCTATGGTTAGATCTATTACTAGTAATGGTACATTAAAATTCACTCTAATTGGAGGACCTATCGTACCTACATTAGATAGTGAGTATTGCACGATTAGGACAAGAGATGGAAAAATATATACAGGAACATTTTTAAGTACAAGTCCTGCTGCCCATGTGTTTGAAGATAGTTCTTCTAAAAAGCGAGATACTCAAAACATGGAAATAAGGATAGATGAAGTAGTAAAATCTAAAAAAGATGTAGAAGATCTAGGCATAGCTGTTGGCGATTTTATATTTATAGATCCTAAAACAACAATAACTGAAAGTGGATTTGTAAAGTCTAGATTTATAGATGATAAAGGCAGTGTCGCTTGCTTAATATCTCTGTTAGAGCTTATGAGCAGAGAAAATATAGTTCCTGAGTATACTACTAAAATATTGATTTCTACATACGAAGAAGTTGGACATGGGGCTTCCTACATACCAGAAGATATAACGGAAATGATAGCTGTAGATATGGGTTGTATAGGTGATGATCTTAGCTGCAGCGAGTATGATGTTTCTATATGTGCTAAGGATTCAGGTGGACCATATGATTATAATATGACTACTCAGTTAATTAATCTTGCTAAAGAAAATGATATTAATTTTGCAGTTGATATTTATCCTATGTATGGCTCTGATGTTGTAGCAGCTCTAAGAGGAGGAAATAATATTAGAGGAGCTTTAATTGGACCAGGGGTACATGCATCCCATGGTATGGAAAGAACTCATTATAATGCTCTAGAAAGTACAATTAAGTTATTGTATTTATACTTAACTAGGTAA
- a CDS encoding DUF5698 domain-containing protein, with amino-acid sequence MTKEIIFSLVGLFLITSLTNVLATLKTMLMSKNIMNPVYVLVFIDSMIFATIVSKVTSSNGMHFTISYALGKTAGVIIGGIIENRLALGILEVDLFLSDENKMMKIAEKLRIEGYTVNNFRAQGNNEDTRYKVEVVIKRKEFHVFQDILNECGVSNPTLKIKNLSKVNGKITTTRVQTT; translated from the coding sequence GTGACAAAAGAAATTATATTTTCGCTTGTAGGTTTATTTTTAATAACTTCTCTAACTAATGTACTAGCAACATTAAAAACTATGCTAATGTCAAAAAACATCATGAATCCAGTATATGTTCTAGTATTTATAGATTCTATGATTTTTGCAACAATTGTAAGTAAAGTAACTAGTTCTAATGGAATGCATTTTACTATTTCTTATGCTTTAGGAAAAACAGCAGGAGTAATTATTGGTGGTATAATCGAAAATAGGTTAGCTTTAGGTATCTTAGAAGTTGATTTATTTTTAAGCGATGAAAACAAAATGATGAAAATTGCAGAAAAGCTTAGAATAGAAGGCTATACAGTTAATAACTTTCGTGCTCAAGGTAATAATGAAGATACAAGGTACAAAGTTGAAGTTGTTATTAAGAGAAAAGAGTTTCATGTATTTCAAGATATTTTGAATGAATGTGGTGTAAGTAACCCAACCCTTAAAATTAAAAACCTAAGTAAAGTAAATGGAAAAATTACTACAACACGAGTTCAAACGACATAA
- a CDS encoding exodeoxyribonuclease III codes for MKKLISWNVNGIRACVTKGFLDYFNEVDADIFCIQESKLQEGQIDLQLEGYYQYWNYAEKKGYSGTAIFTKEEPISVTYGLGIEEHDNEGRVITVEFEEYYVITVYTPNSQRELARLDYRMQWEDCFREYINNLDKKKPVIVCGDLNVAHNEIDLKNPNSNRKNAGFSDEERGKFTKLLQSGFIDTYRYFYPEKEGAYTWWSYMFNARKNNAGWRIDYFCVSERLKDKLASADIHNEILGSDHCPVELVLDI; via the coding sequence ATGAAAAAACTAATTTCATGGAATGTTAATGGAATAAGAGCCTGTGTTACTAAGGGATTTTTAGATTATTTTAATGAAGTAGATGCAGATATATTTTGTATTCAGGAAAGCAAGCTTCAAGAAGGACAGATAGACTTACAGCTTGAAGGATATTACCAATATTGGAACTATGCAGAAAAGAAAGGTTATTCTGGTACTGCTATTTTTACTAAGGAAGAACCAATTTCTGTGACCTATGGACTAGGTATAGAAGAGCATGACAATGAAGGAAGAGTTATTACAGTAGAATTTGAGGAATATTACGTTATAACTGTATATACTCCAAATTCTCAGAGAGAACTGGCAAGACTAGATTACAGAATGCAGTGGGAAGATTGCTTTAGGGAGTATATAAATAATCTTGATAAAAAGAAACCTGTAATAGTATGTGGAGATCTAAATGTTGCACACAATGAAATAGATCTTAAAAATCCAAATAGCAATAGAAAAAATGCTGGTTTTAGTGATGAAGAAAGAGGAAAATTTACTAAACTTTTACAAAGTGGTTTTATTGATACATATAGATATTTCTACCCAGAGAAAGAAGGAGCTTACACTTGGTGGTCCTATATGTTTAATGCTAGAAAAAATAATGCGGGGTGGAGAATAGATTATTTCTGTGTTTCGGAAAGATTAAAGGATAAACTAGCAAGTGCAGATATACATAATGAGATATTAGGCTCAGACCATTGTCCAGTGGAGCTTGTACTAGACATTTAA
- the splB gene encoding spore photoproduct lyase → MFIPNRVLFEKESLDYPLGKELYDKFRNDPEVEIIKLTSNKINQYIPGEDMYKKYREGKKTLVVGTKKSLKFQSCKPSAHYQLPLVSGCMGQCEYCYLNTQLGDKPFVRVHVNVDDILNQAKKYIDERKPEITIFEGAATSDPIPVEPYTNSLRKTIEYFGKEEFARFRFVTKYNDVDSLIDAKHNGHTEVRFSINTDKIIKDYEHYTAGVKRRIEAAAKLADSGYPIGFIIAPVFMYDNWKEDYRKLIDMLYTTLPKGIDKPIGFEVISHRYTTKAKNTILQIFPETTLPMNDEERKYKYGQFGYGKFVYTKEELQDMKDFFQLEIDSKFKNKNIKYII, encoded by the coding sequence ATGTTTATACCAAATCGAGTATTGTTTGAAAAAGAATCCTTAGATTATCCATTAGGTAAAGAATTATATGATAAATTTAGAAATGATCCAGAGGTCGAAATTATAAAACTTACATCAAATAAAATTAATCAATATATACCAGGGGAAGATATGTATAAAAAATATAGGGAGGGTAAAAAAACTCTAGTAGTGGGTACAAAAAAGAGCCTTAAGTTTCAAAGCTGTAAGCCATCGGCCCATTATCAGCTTCCATTGGTTAGTGGCTGTATGGGACAATGTGAATATTGTTATTTAAACACTCAACTAGGTGACAAACCTTTTGTAAGGGTACATGTAAATGTAGATGATATATTAAATCAAGCTAAAAAATATATAGATGAAAGAAAACCAGAGATAACTATATTTGAAGGAGCTGCCACTTCTGATCCTATTCCAGTAGAGCCATATACTAATTCTCTGAGGAAAACTATAGAATATTTTGGCAAAGAAGAATTTGCTAGGTTTAGATTTGTTACTAAATATAATGATGTAGATAGCTTAATAGATGCAAAACATAATGGACATACGGAAGTTAGATTTAGTATAAATACGGATAAAATAATAAAAGATTATGAGCATTATACAGCAGGAGTAAAAAGAAGAATAGAAGCTGCTGCAAAGCTTGCAGATAGTGGGTATCCTATAGGATTTATAATAGCTCCAGTATTTATGTATGATAATTGGAAAGAAGACTATAGAAAACTTATAGATATGCTATATACAACTTTACCAAAGGGGATAGATAAACCTATTGGCTTTGAGGTTATTTCCCATAGATATACTACTAAAGCTAAAAATACTATATTACAAATTTTCCCAGAAACCACATTACCTATGAATGATGAAGAAAGAAAATATAAATATGGTCAATTTGGATATGGTAAATTTGTGTATACAAAAGAAGAACTGCAGGATATGAAGGACTTTTTTCAACTAGAGATAGATAGTAAATTTAAAAATAAGAATATAAAGTATATAATATAG
- a CDS encoding AraC family transcriptional regulator has protein sequence MHYLNLIQKTLDYIDDHILEKITVDELAKISGFSTYHYYKVFNSFVGMPVMEYITRRKLQYALYDLSNGQKVLDIALTYGFETHAGFTKAFKKSFGYPPSFYRMHAPIGLLKRIDLKKLRENKTGGIIMQPKIINRDSFKIVGYEFKTTLRNNAHSRDIPAFWDNCNLEGKEATLYETQLPPRHGEYGICVNTNMETDEFSYILGVEVTSFDNAMADMYKLEVPSATYAVFTTPSVEDPDFVDSIQGTWKYILEEWFPNSGYEIDDTKLDFEFYDERCHPWEYNKVSMEIYVPIKKI, from the coding sequence ATGCACTATTTAAATTTAATACAGAAAACTTTAGACTATATTGATGATCATATACTAGAAAAAATAACCGTGGATGAACTAGCCAAAATATCAGGATTTTCAACATATCATTATTATAAAGTCTTTAACAGCTTTGTTGGCATGCCTGTAATGGAGTATATAACTAGGCGTAAACTTCAATATGCCCTCTATGATCTTAGTAATGGACAAAAAGTATTGGACATCGCCTTAACCTATGGTTTTGAAACCCATGCTGGTTTCACAAAGGCTTTCAAAAAATCCTTTGGATATCCTCCAAGCTTTTATAGAATGCACGCACCAATTGGTCTACTTAAAAGGATTGATCTAAAAAAATTAAGGGAAAATAAAACTGGAGGTATTATAATGCAGCCTAAAATAATTAACAGAGATTCCTTTAAAATAGTTGGATATGAATTTAAAACAACTCTACGAAATAATGCCCATTCTCGAGATATACCAGCTTTTTGGGATAACTGTAATCTTGAAGGTAAGGAAGCTACACTATATGAAACACAGTTACCCCCTAGACATGGTGAGTATGGTATTTGCGTGAATACCAATATGGAGACCGACGAGTTTTCCTATATTTTAGGAGTAGAAGTGACCAGCTTTGATAATGCTATGGCAGATATGTATAAGCTTGAGGTTCCATCGGCAACCTATGCTGTATTTACTACCCCTTCTGTTGAGGACCCTGATTTTGTAGATTCTATTCAAGGTACTTGGAAATATATACTAGAAGAGTGGTTTCCAAACTCTGGATATGAAATTGATGATACAAAACTAGATTTTGAGTTCTACGACGAACGTTGTCATCCTTGGGAATATAACAAAGTTTCTATGGAAATTTACGTTCCTATTAAAAAGATTTAA
- a CDS encoding class I SAM-dependent methyltransferase, with product MFSFYSKLSTEVYDIDKPIGHSFGDVEFYRERLENLDGRILEPAVGTGRILIPLLEAGLTVDGIDVSCEMLDLCRSYCKERELKSELYQENMQSFSLPHRYEAIIVPTGSFLLLENRNDSINALKCFYEHLSLGGRLIIDIFVQTNFKTGVTSTRTWTTPTGDLITLNETLVEVNFINQYAVSHMRYEKWRNKKLIQTELERFPLRWYGVEEFRLILESIGFSDIIISSDYKFGQYPTKEDQIITFEAYRK from the coding sequence ATGTTCAGCTTTTATAGTAAACTTTCTACAGAAGTATATGATATAGATAAACCTATTGGTCACTCTTTTGGAGATGTTGAATTTTATAGGGAAAGACTTGAAAATTTGGATGGAAGAATTCTTGAGCCAGCAGTTGGAACAGGTCGTATCTTAATTCCTCTATTGGAGGCAGGACTTACTGTAGACGGTATAGATGTTTCTTGTGAAATGCTAGATTTATGCAGATCTTATTGTAAAGAAAGGGAACTTAAATCTGAGCTTTATCAGGAAAATATGCAGTCTTTTTCTCTGCCACATAGATATGAAGCTATTATTGTTCCTACTGGTTCTTTTTTACTACTAGAGAATAGAAATGATTCTATTAATGCATTGAAATGCTTTTATGAACATCTTTCCCTAGGTGGCCGACTTATCATTGATATTTTTGTACAAACGAATTTTAAAACTGGGGTTACTTCAACAAGAACCTGGACCACTCCTACAGGAGATTTAATCACATTAAATGAAACACTTGTAGAAGTTAACTTTATAAATCAATATGCTGTATCTCACATGCGATATGAAAAATGGCGTAATAAAAAATTAATACAAACTGAATTAGAGCGTTTTCCACTCAGATGGTATGGAGTTGAAGAGTTTAGATTAATTCTCGAAAGTATCGGTTTTTCAGATATTATTATCTCCTCAGATTATAAATTTGGACAATATCCAACAAAAGAGGATCAAATTATTACCTTTGAAGCATATCGGAAATAG